In Candidatus Methylomirabilis lanthanidiphila, one genomic interval encodes:
- a CDS encoding transposase: MDAVRTLAPEVGIKPACTALGIARAGFYRTHARLHAPTVEPTTRPRSPRALSADERQGVLDLLHADRFADQAPHEVYATLLDDGDYRCSIRTMYRILNDHTEVKERRNQLRHPVYQTPELLATAPNQVWSWDITKLLGPTTWSSFSLYVILDIFSRYVVGWMVAAAEAAALAERLIRETCARQGIDKGQLTIHADRGSSMTSKPVAFLLADLGVTKTHSRPHTSDDNPYSEAQFKTLKYRPDFPERFGSLEDARSFCQVFFPWYNTAHRHTGIGLLTPAVVHYGVADEVRAARAAVLQAAYAAHPERFVRKIPVPPALPEAAWINKPKPVEQSDEARH, translated from the coding sequence ATGGACGCTGTACGGACGCTGGCCCCCGAGGTGGGCATCAAGCCGGCCTGCACCGCGCTCGGCATCGCCCGTGCCGGGTTCTATCGCACGCACGCACGACTGCACGCGCCAACGGTGGAGCCGACGACGCGCCCCAGGTCTCCGCGAGCGCTGTCTGCCGACGAACGGCAGGGCGTGCTCGACCTGCTGCACGCTGACCGGTTTGCGGATCAGGCGCCTCATGAAGTCTATGCGACTCTCCTGGATGACGGCGACTATCGGTGCTCCATTCGCACGATGTACCGCATTCTCAACGACCACACCGAGGTCAAGGAGCGGCGGAATCAGTTGCGCCACCCCGTGTATCAGACACCCGAGTTGCTGGCCACGGCGCCGAACCAGGTCTGGTCGTGGGATATTACGAAGCTCCTCGGCCCGACCACCTGGTCCTCCTTCTCTCTCTATGTGATTCTGGACATCTTCAGCCGGTACGTCGTTGGCTGGATGGTCGCCGCCGCGGAAGCTGCCGCCCTGGCCGAACGCCTCATCCGCGAGACCTGCGCCAGACAGGGGATCGACAAGGGGCAGCTCACGATCCATGCGGACCGGGGGTCGTCCATGACGTCCAAGCCCGTGGCCTTCTTATTGGCCGACCTCGGAGTCACGAAGACCCACAGTCGGCCGCATACGAGTGACGACAATCCCTACTCCGAGGCCCAGTTCAAAACCCTCAAATACCGGCCGGACTTCCCGGAGCGCTTCGGGAGTCTCGAAGATGCCCGAAGCTTCTGCCAGGTCTTTTTCCCCTGGTATAACACGGCGCATCGGCATACCGGCATCGGTCTGCTGACGCCGGCGGTCGTGCACTACGGCGTGGCGGATGAGGTCCGCGCGGCCCGCGCCGCGGTGCTGCAGGCCGCCTATGCGGCCCATCCGGAACGGTTCGTCCGCAAGATCCCGGTTCCCCCGGCCCTGCCGGAGGCCGCGTGGATCAACAAGCCGAAACCGGTGGAACAGAGCGATGAAGCGCGACACTAA